In Heliangelus exortis chromosome 27, bHelExo1.hap1, whole genome shotgun sequence, the genomic window CTCTCCCCACCCTGagctccctccccctcccagtCAGAAATTTCTCCTCAGcttgaggtggaacttcccatTTTCCAGCTCGGGGATTGGGAGAAATGTGTGGAAACCCCCAATTCCCGAGGGAATCTCcatggaaagcagctctggaagtgtccccagctcctgctccttaCCTCAGGGTTTCACTTggtcagcacagagcaggaagGCTTTGacctgggggctgcagctgagGACAGAAGTTGGGTTCTGCTTCAGGCACTGCTCGAAGGCAGCGAAGGGCTCGGAGCATTCCTGACGGATCCTCTGGACAATGGGGCTGTGGGAAAACCcccaggagagaggaaaattcCTTGGGAAGGAGGCTCTGGGATCCCCAGCTTCCCAAAATCCCAAATCCCTCCAGTCTGGCCAGCAgagcctcttctccagggagaagaggtcacccccagctccctccagctTCCTGGAAGAGGACAGGGGACAATCCTGAGGGACACAAAACGAGGCCACCAGGCTTGGGGACAACCCCAGGGACATCTTGGGAGCTGCAAGGGACAAACCCCAAGGGACAGAAGTGACCTGAGGCCACCAGGAGGTCCAGGGGACAATCCTGAGGGACACAAATGAAGCCACCAGGCTTGGGGACAGCACCAGGGACATCCTGGGAGCTCCAGGGGACAATCCTGAGGGACACAAATGAAGCCACCAGGCTTGGGGGACAACCCCAGGGACATCTTGAGAGCTGCAAGGGGACAACCCCAAGGGACAGAAGTGACCTGAGGCCACCAGGAGGTCCAGGGGACAATCCTGAGGGACACAAATGAAGCCACCAGGCTTGGGGACAGCACCAGGGACATCCTGGGAGCTCCAGGGGACAATCCTGAGGGACACAGAGTGACCTGAGGCCACCAGGAGGTCCAGGGGACAATCCTGAGGGACACAAACGAGGCCACCAGGCTTGGGGACAACCCCAGGGACATCTTGAGAGCTGCAAGGGACAACCCCAAGGGACAGAAGTGACCTGAGGCCACCAGGAGGTCCAGGGGACAATCCTGAGGGACACAAATGAAGCCACCAGGCTTGGGGACAACCCCAGGGACATCTTGGGAGGTCCAGGGGACAATCCTGAGGGACACAGAGTGACCTGAGGCCACCAGGAGGGTCCAGGGGACAATCCTGAGGGACACAAATGAAGCCACCAGGCTTGGGGGACAACCCAGGGACATCGTGGGAGCTCCAGGGGACAATCCCGGGTCCCTGCAGGTGCCGGGGGtcccgtgtcccctcccccaCTCACTGTTCGGCCGCACAGCGGGTGACATCGAGGCGGAGGTGGTGACAATGGCGCTGCCAGGACTCGGGGTTGGTGGCCACGCAGCGCCCGTAGAGCTCCATCTGGTGGCGGCAGTGACGGGAGGTGACAGCCAGGGCTGCCAGcctggggggaggggacacggcACTGGGGACGTGGGGACAGGGGAcgtggggaggggacacggcACTGGGGACGTGGGGACAGGGGACGTGGGGAGGGGAaatgggaagaaagggaaagggaaagggaaagggaaagggaaagggaggaggagggaaagggaaagggaaagggaaagggaagggaaagggaagggaaagggaagggaaaggaaaggaaaggaaaggaaagggaaaggaaaggaaagggaaggggaagggaagggaagggaaagggaaagggaaagggaagggaaagggaaggaaagggaaagggaaagggaagggaaagggaaaggaagggaaagggaaagggaaagggaaagggaagggaagggaaagggaaagggaaagggaaagggaaagggaaagggaaagggaaagggaagggaaaggaaagggaagggaaagggaaagggaaaaggaaaaggaaggaaaaggaaggaaaaggctcaggcccccctctccccctcgCCCCTCACTCAcattcctc contains:
- the CHCHD5 gene encoding coiled-coil-helix-coiled-coil-helix domain-containing protein 5 gives rise to the protein MLAALAVTSRHCRHQMELYGRCVATNPESWQRHCHHLRLDVTRCAAEHPIVQRIRQECSEPFAAFEQCLKQNPTSVLSCSPQVKAFLLCADQVKP